CGCGTGGTGGGTCTCCTTCAGCGAAAGAGCCGCCACCCGGTTGGGTGACGGCCCTGCGGGCGATCTAAAGAAAGGAGGGGCTATTCCACCACTCGGATCACGTTGGGGATGGAATCGACGATGCCCAGGTTGGAAATCGCCGCGAGCGCGGTGCGCAGGTTTCGTTGCGGACCGGGGTGCATTACCCAGACGATCTCCGCAAGATCATCGCCAACGTTGGCCTCCTGGATCACCGATGCGATGCTGACGCCCTCCTGGCCGAGGATCGTGGCGATGCTGCCGAGGACACCCGGCCGGTCCTTCACTCTCATACGCACGTAAGCCTTGGCTACCACGTCGTCCATGGGCAGGATGTTCGCCTGGCTCTCGCAAGTGCAGGGAACGCGGCCTCTGGCATTGCGCAGGATATTACGGGCACAGTCGATCACATCCCCTGCGACGGCGCTGGCTGTGGGAAGCGCCCCCGCACCGCGACCATAGAGCATGACGTCATCGCAGGCATCGCCCTGGACGAAAATGGCGTTGAAGACCCCGTCCACCGAGGCCAGAGGATGGGACCGGGGCACGAGCGCCGGGTGGACACGCACCTCGATCTGGTCATTGTGCCGGCTGGCGATGGCCAGGAGCTTGATCACGTACCCCATGCGTCGCGCGTACTCGATGTCGGTCGGTGTGATCTTTGAGATGCCCTCGCGGTACACGTCCTCCACATTGACCCGGCGCGCGAAGGCAATCGCAGCGAGGATCGCGATCTTGTTCTGCGAATCAATGCCCTCGACATCCGCGGTGGGGTCCTGCTCGGCGTAACCAAGGGCCTGGGCTTCTGCGAGAACCTCGGCGAACTCCCGGCCCTCCTGGCTCATCTTTGTGAGGATGTAGTTTGTGGTGCCGTTCACAATGCCGAGAATGCGCTGGATGCGGTTGGCTTCAAGGCTCTGGTGCAGTGCACGGATAATCGGGATGGTGCCGCCCACAGCGCCCTCGAATTGAACATCGACGCCTTTATCGCGGGCG
Above is a window of Armatimonadota bacterium DNA encoding:
- a CDS encoding homoserine dehydrogenase, whose protein sequence is MEQRTVRVGILGCGVVGGGLYQLLTRNADEIARRTQAPVELAAVADIDWDRPREFEVPAELRSTDGMALCTDPSIDIIVETIGGIGIARKLVMTAIENGKAVVTSNKELMAKFGSEILDAARDKGVDVQFEGAVGGTIPIIRALHQSLEANRIQRILGIVNGTTNYILTKMSQEGREFAEVLAEAQALGYAEQDPTADVEGIDSQNKIAILAAIAFARRVNVEDVYREGISKITPTDIEYARRMGYVIKLLAIASRHNDQIEVRVHPALVPRSHPLASVDGVFNAIFVQGDACDDVMLYGRGAGALPTASAVAGDVIDCARNILRNARGRVPCTCESQANILPMDDVVAKAYVRMRVKDRPGVLGSIATILGQEGVSIASVIQEANVGDDLAEIVWVMHPGPQRNLRTALAAISNLGIVDSIPNVIRVVE